Below is a genomic region from Chryseobacterium scophthalmum.
ATCGAATGAGCTGTCCCAAGAGGTTCAAGCTGATGATAAATGGTTCCTTTTGCGCCAAGTTTTTCTGCTATTTTAAGTAATGATTCTTCTACTTCAGTTCCAAAATCTCCGATAATAAACGCTACCTCTTCAATTTTTTCACCTGCCACTTTAGCAATATCTTCTACTAATCTCTGTACGATTGGTTTTCCTGCAATCGGAATCAATGGTTTTGGAACGGTTAAAGTATGTGGTCTCAATCTTGAGCCCTTTCCAGCCATTGGAACAATAATTTTCATATGTGAATGTTTGTTTTTATTTATAAAGTTTAATTAAGCCCTTCTTAGAATTTTATTAATCATTGTTCTTTCGTTATATGCTAAAAATGCAATAAAGAAAAGAAACAATCCGTTTCCAATTAAATAATTGTGTCGGAAATAATAAAATGATATCATCGAAATCGCAATAGATAATGAAAGATATATTGCTATTTTGGATGTGTTATAATGAATGGGATATTGTGATTTCCCCCAAAGGTATGAAATAATCATCATGCTTGTATACGTGATTAATGCTGCAAAAGCACTTGCCCAATATCCGTAGCTAGGAATAAATGTAAAGTTGATGAAAATAGTAATTGCAGCTCCGATTAAAGAAATATACAGCCCAACTCTTGTTTGGTCTGAAAGTTTATACCAGATTGATAAATTTAAATAAATCCCTAAAAATAATGCACCTAACATTACAAATGGAATGATCTCAATTCCCTCATAGTAAAGTGGGTTTCCCAAATATTTTTCAGCAATCCATTGAAGATTTACCATCAATCCCATGTAAATTAAACAGTTGCAAATCACAAAGATATCCATTAAAACAGCGTAGGTTTTATGATTGTTTTTGTCTTTAAAGCTGGAAAAAAAATAAGGTTCAATTCCTAATTGGTAAGCCTGTCTGAAAACCGTTATGAAAGTTGCAATTTTATAAACTGCTCCATAAACTCCGATCTGATGTTTTGCTTCTTCTTTTGGAAGCCAAAATTTTAAAAACTGTCGGTCTAAAGTCTGATTGATAATTCCAGCTAATCCGGCAATCATTACAGGCCAGGAATAATTCATAATTCTTTTCCAAAGCTTGAAGTCGAATTTTTTAAAGCTAAAATTCACAAATTCTTTTCCAACAATCAATAAAGTGATAATGCTTTGAACTAGATTGGCGATGAAAACATAGCCAACACCAAATTCAGGATTATATTTAATTCCTAAAATACCATTAGGATAATTAGGGAGCCATTTAATGAAAAATACAACAAGAAAATAATAAGCTAAAGCTCCAATTACTTTTGAAAGCATATACTGAATAGGCTTTCCTTCTAATCTTAAAATTGCAGAAGGTATTGTTGCAAATGCATCAATCGAAAGCATAAAAAGAAAAATTACCAGATAATTAACCTGATCCGGAGTTTCGAAAGCATTCGCTAGATCCTGCCTGAAAACATATCCTAAAATTAAATAAATAAAGCCTGTTCCTAAAATACTTAGAGCACAGGTAGAAACCAAAGTTTTCTTATCAATATCGCCTTCCTGAGCAAAACGGAAGAATGAAGTTTCCATTCCGTGAGTCAGAAAAACGGTAATTACTCCGGCAATAGAATACCAATCCACAAAAGGTGATGAAGCTGAAGGTCCGAAAGCTTTTGTTACGATGGGTGCAATAAGAAAAGGGAAGATTCTTACCAATACAGAACTGAGCCCGTAAACAGCGGTTTGTCCAAATAGTTTCTTATACAATTTCAGGTTTTTAAAATGCAAATGTAAATATTAGAATTCATAATTTTCTGATTGATGTTTAAAAATCACTTTGGAAAATATTAAATTTGTGCAATATCAATCTTATATCTAAAAAGTAAAAATGAAAATTCTTATAAAAAATGCTCAAATCGTCAACGAAGGAAAAATTATCAAAAGTGATATTCTGATTGAAAACGATTTGATTTCTAAAATTGATTCTCAAATTTCTGAAGATGCAGACCAGATTATCGATGCTGAAGGAAAATATCTTTTACCTGGAGTAATCGATGATCAGGTACATTTTCGTGAACCTGGTTTAACGCACAAAGGCGATATCGAATCTGAATCTCGCTCAGCCATTGCAGGAGGAACGACAAGTTTTATCGAGCAGCCAAATACGGTTCCGAATACGGTTAAGCAGGAATTGTTAGCGGATAAATATGAAATTGCTTCTCAAAAAGCTTACGCCAATTACGGTTTCATGATGGGCGGAACGAATGATAATTTGGAAGAAGTTTTGAAAACAAACCCAAGAAATGTTCCCGGAATTAAATTGTTTTTAGGTTCTTCCACAGGAAATATGTTGGTTGATAATCCAGAAACTTTAGAAAATATTTTCAGCAATACAAAAATGCTGATTGCGGTTCATTGTGAAGATGAGGCAACGATAAAAGCTAATACTCAAAAATATTTGGATGAGTATGGCGAAGATATTCCTGTGAAATTCCATCATTTAATCAGAAGCGAAGAAGCTTGTTATAAATCTTCATCAAAAGCAGTTGAATTAGCAAAAAAAACAGGAGCAAGGCTTCATGTTTTTCACCTTTCCACTGCTAAAGAAATGGAACTTTTCAGAAATGATATTCCTTTAAAAGATAAAAAAATCACAGCAGAAGTTTGTGTTCATCATTTAACATTTACGAATGAAGATTACGACACAAAAGGTGGATTAATCAAATGGAATCCTGCGGTAAAAACTCAAAAAGACAAAGATGCACTTTGGGAAGCTTTGTTGGATGACAGAATCGATGTGATTGCAACCGATCATGCACCTCACACTTGGGAAGAAAAACAGAATGTATATACAAAATGCCCTTCCGGAGCACCTTTAGTTCAGCATTCTTTGGTGGTAATGTTAGAAAATTATAAAAACGGAAAGATTTCTTTGGAGAGGATTGTTGAAAAAATGGCTCACAATCCTGCGATTTTGTTTAGAATTGAGAAGAGAGGTTTCGTTAAAGTAGGCTACAAAGCAGATTTAGTTTTGGTTGATTTAAATGAAAAATGGGCGGTCGAAAAAGAAAATATCCTGTACAAGTGCGGTTGGAGTCCATTGGAAGGGATGAGTTTCCATTCTAAAGTGACGCACACTTTCGTTAATGGAAATCTGGTTTACGAAAATGGTAAAGTCAACGAAGAAAAATTCGGAGAGCGTTTGCTTTTTGAAGTTGAAGAATAAATATCAATAGGAGCGGGCTTTAGCACGCTTTTTATTTTAATAATAATTAGCTTTAGCTAAAATTTAAATCTCTCGCAGATTAAGCAAATTTTGCAGATGATAATATTGAAGAATCTGCCTAATCAGCTCAATCTGCGAGAGAAATTATCTAACAATTCATTGATTTAAGCAATCACAATACTTTCAATTCCTTTTTCTAAAGCGGTTTCTTGAAGATGCGGAAGTCCTAAACCTTCAGCTCGGAAAACACTCACATCAGTCACTCCAATGAAGCCAAGTACACTTTTAAGATAAGGAACTACGAAATCATAAGATTGGTAATCGCCTTCAGAAAATACAGAGCCACTTGCAACTGCGATATACGCTTTTTTATTTTTCACCAAGCCTTCAAAACCATTTTCAGAATACTGAAAGGTCATTCCGCCACGCGCAATGTGATCAATATATGCTTTCAAAGCTGAAGGGATTCCGAAATTGTAAATCGGAACAGAAATAACAATAACATCCGAAGCCATCAATTGGGCAATT
It encodes:
- a CDS encoding lipopolysaccharide biosynthesis protein, which translates into the protein MYKKLFGQTAVYGLSSVLVRIFPFLIAPIVTKAFGPSASSPFVDWYSIAGVITVFLTHGMETSFFRFAQEGDIDKKTLVSTCALSILGTGFIYLILGYVFRQDLANAFETPDQVNYLVIFLFMLSIDAFATIPSAILRLEGKPIQYMLSKVIGALAYYFLVVFFIKWLPNYPNGILGIKYNPEFGVGYVFIANLVQSIITLLIVGKEFVNFSFKKFDFKLWKRIMNYSWPVMIAGLAGIINQTLDRQFLKFWLPKEEAKHQIGVYGAVYKIATFITVFRQAYQLGIEPYFFSSFKDKNNHKTYAVLMDIFVICNCLIYMGLMVNLQWIAEKYLGNPLYYEGIEIIPFVMLGALFLGIYLNLSIWYKLSDQTRVGLYISLIGAAITIFINFTFIPSYGYWASAFAALITYTSMMIISYLWGKSQYPIHYNTSKIAIYLSLSIAISMISFYYFRHNYLIGNGLFLFFIAFLAYNERTMINKILRRA
- a CDS encoding dihydroorotase, translated to MKILIKNAQIVNEGKIIKSDILIENDLISKIDSQISEDADQIIDAEGKYLLPGVIDDQVHFREPGLTHKGDIESESRSAIAGGTTSFIEQPNTVPNTVKQELLADKYEIASQKAYANYGFMMGGTNDNLEEVLKTNPRNVPGIKLFLGSSTGNMLVDNPETLENIFSNTKMLIAVHCEDEATIKANTQKYLDEYGEDIPVKFHHLIRSEEACYKSSSKAVELAKKTGARLHVFHLSTAKEMELFRNDIPLKDKKITAEVCVHHLTFTNEDYDTKGGLIKWNPAVKTQKDKDALWEALLDDRIDVIATDHAPHTWEEKQNVYTKCPSGAPLVQHSLVVMLENYKNGKISLERIVEKMAHNPAILFRIEKRGFVKVGYKADLVLVDLNEKWAVEKENILYKCGWSPLEGMSFHSKVTHTFVNGNLVYENGKVNEEKFGERLLFEVEE
- a CDS encoding FMN-dependent NADH-azoreductase — protein: MKNILHIISSPRTNGSASRTLGNAIEEKLQEAYPEHSITTLDLLRTPFPHLGEEQVDAWFIPVESRTSEQNEAVKRSDDAIAQLMASDVIVISVPIYNFGIPSALKAYIDHIARGGMTFQYSENGFEGLVKNKKAYIAVASGSVFSEGDYQSYDFVVPYLKSVLGFIGVTDVSVFRAEGLGLPHLQETALEKGIESIVIA